In Hyphomicrobiales bacterium, the following are encoded in one genomic region:
- a CDS encoding cytochrome d terminal oxidase subunit 1 (part of the aerobic respiratory chain; catalyzes the ubiquinol to ubiquinone), which translates to MYDELFVSLSRWQFAATALYHFLFVPLTLGMTWILVIMESVYVMTGKEIYKDMTKFWGKLFGINFALGVTTGLTMEFQFGTNCSYYSHYVGDVFGAPLAIEGLMAFFLESTFVGLFFLGWDKLTKRQHLTVTFLTAVGTNLSALWILIANGWMQNPVGSEFSYETMRMEMTNFWEVVLNPVAQVKFIHTVAAGYVAASMFVIGISSWYLLKGRDLAFAKRSFSVAAGFGLAAALSVIVLGDESGYELGDVQKVKLAAIEAEYHTVEAPAAFTVIGLPNDETKTTDFAIKIPYALGLIATRSLDKQVTGLNDLVDHAEQRVRSGIIAYGELQKLRAGDKSDPVKALFEQHRADLGYGLLVKRYAENPAEATDAQIRQAAEDAIPAVAPLFWTFRIMVAAGFTMLALFAAAFYYNARRVIEEKRWLLWALVWAIPLPWIAIETGWFVAEYGRQPWAIGEILPTFLATSALTTTDLIFSLAGFIGFYTFLLVIEVWLMFKFARLGPSSLHTGRYHHEQTAQPAE; encoded by the coding sequence ATCTATGACGAATTGTTCGTGAGCCTGTCGCGCTGGCAGTTCGCCGCGACCGCGCTCTACCACTTCCTGTTCGTGCCGCTGACCCTCGGCATGACCTGGATCCTGGTGATCATGGAGTCGGTCTACGTCATGACCGGCAAAGAGATCTACAAGGACATGACCAAGTTCTGGGGCAAGCTGTTCGGCATCAACTTCGCCCTCGGCGTCACCACCGGCCTGACCATGGAGTTCCAGTTCGGCACCAACTGTTCCTACTACTCGCATTATGTCGGCGACGTGTTCGGCGCGCCGCTGGCGATCGAGGGCCTGATGGCGTTCTTCCTGGAATCGACCTTCGTCGGCCTGTTCTTCCTCGGCTGGGACAAGCTGACCAAGCGCCAGCATCTCACCGTCACGTTCCTGACCGCCGTCGGCACCAACCTGTCGGCACTGTGGATCCTGATCGCCAATGGCTGGATGCAGAACCCGGTCGGCTCGGAATTCTCCTACGAGACCATGCGTATGGAGATGACGAATTTCTGGGAGGTCGTGTTAAATCCGGTCGCCCAGGTGAAGTTCATCCACACCGTGGCTGCCGGCTATGTCGCCGCCTCCATGTTCGTCATCGGCATTTCGAGCTGGTACCTGCTGAAGGGCCGTGATCTCGCCTTTGCCAAGCGCTCGTTTTCGGTCGCCGCCGGCTTCGGCCTGGCCGCCGCCCTTTCGGTGATCGTGCTCGGCGACGAATCCGGCTACGAGCTCGGCGATGTGCAAAAGGTCAAGCTCGCCGCCATCGAGGCCGAGTACCACACCGTCGAAGCCCCGGCCGCCTTCACCGTCATCGGCCTGCCGAACGACGAGACGAAGACCACCGACTTTGCCATCAAGATCCCCTACGCGCTCGGCCTCATCGCCACCCGCTCCCTCGACAAGCAGGTCACCGGGCTGAACGATCTGGTCGACCATGCCGAACAGCGGGTCCGCTCGGGCATCATCGCCTATGGCGAATTGCAGAAACTGCGCGCCGGCGACAAATCGGACCCGGTCAAGGCGCTGTTCGAACAGCACCGCGCCGATCTCGGCTACGGCCTGCTCGTGAAGCGCTATGCCGAGAACCCGGCAGAGGCAACGGACGCCCAGATCCGCCAGGCGGCGGAAGACGCGATCCCCGCGGTCGCGCCGCTGTTCTGGACCTTCCGCATCATGGTCGCCGCCGGCTTCACCATGCTCGCCCTGTTCGCGGCTGCCTTCTACTACAACGCCCGCCGCGTCATCGAGGAAAAGCGCTGGCTGCTGTGGGCGCTGGTTTGGGCGATCCCGCTGCCCTGGATCGCCATCGAGACCGGCTGGTTCGTCGCCGAATATGGCCGTCAGCCCTGGGCGATCGGTGAAATCCTGCCGACCTTCCTCGCCACATCGGCGCTGACCACCACCGACCTCATCTTCTCGCTGGCAGGCTTCATCGGCTTCTACACCTTCCTCCTGGTGATCGAAGTCTGGCTGATGTTCAAGTTCGCGCGCCTCGGTCCGAGTTCGCTCCACACCGGCCGCTACCACCACGAACAGACCGCTCAGCCGGCCGAATAG
- a CDS encoding nitrogen fixation protein: MKIGVSSQNFRTITGHAGKARRFFVYAVEGDNNFAEIDRIDLPKTESMHEANPYAPHPLDALDVLITGGCGDGFVGKMARRGVQVVRTGMTDPLEAVAYFVRGEALPPPGAEADDHDHDHHHDEGGCGCSHRA, encoded by the coding sequence ATGAAAATTGGCGTCAGCAGCCAGAATTTTCGCACCATCACCGGCCATGCCGGCAAGGCCCGGCGGTTTTTCGTCTATGCGGTCGAGGGCGACAACAACTTCGCCGAGATCGACCGCATCGATCTGCCGAAGACCGAGTCCATGCATGAGGCCAACCCCTATGCGCCGCATCCGCTCGACGCGCTCGACGTGCTGATCACCGGCGGCTGCGGCGACGGCTTCGTCGGCAAGATGGCCCGCCGCGGCGTTCAGGTCGTGCGCACCGGCATGACCGACCCGCTCGAGGCAGTCGCCTACTTCGTGCGCGGCGAGGCCCTGCCGCCGCCGGGCGCCGAGGCCGACGATCACGACCACGACCACCATCACGACGAAGGCGGCTGCGGCTGCAGCCATCGGGCCTAG